The Primulina tabacum isolate GXHZ01 chromosome 10, ASM2559414v2, whole genome shotgun sequence region CCCTTACGCCTTCAAAGACACTGTATATGTGCGATCATGTTGTGACAGCTAATATCtcattattcttatttttgagAAATTAAACGTGTGGCCCTTCTAGTATTCATTACTCTTTTTTCCCTTTTATCGGAAAGCATTTTTCGAAGATTGTAATTTTTCAATGTTAAACCTGACATTAAATTTTGTATGATATGTCTTCATAATGTATAAGAAAAGAGTTTCTTGATATAGTACTATTCAAGTGCCGGGGAGATTTTTGGTTTAAATCGAAATTTTGTTAATGGGTTTTTCAGATAATCAGCTAAAAGTTCTTTCCATACAGAAACATGGTGCTTTTTTTCGTGGGAAGAGTTGTTGCGATTCAACAAGTTCTATTTTAAAAACGCATAATTGTTGGTCGCCATTCGTAATTAGCCCCCCAAAATAAAAGGCTTTTTTTCCTTGTGTCTATACTTGTTCACTTCACAGTCTGGCAATGCGAAGCTGCTTCATGATGGTAACAGTCTGCTCAATTGTCTTAATATATATGTTCTTGTGTGTATGTTTGTTTATTTtctgaatttcaagtctaaTATCACTTGGGTAATCATGTCCTCTGTGGAGACAAGTCTCGTTATTTTTAACCTTCCACGATGATTTGAAATTCGAATCAGGCATTTTGCATCAGAATGTAACACGAAAGCTCTTTGCTGGAATTGCCGAGAACCTGGCCACATGGCTGGGAACTGTCCAAATGAAGGCATTTGCCACACCTGCGGAAAGGCTGGTCATCGTGCCAGAGACTGCATGGCTCCTCCAATGCATCCTGGTGATATGAGGCTGTGCAACAACTGCTACAAGCAAGGCCACATGGCAGTGGACTGCACTAATGACAAGGCCTGCAAAAATTGCAGGAAACCAGGGCATATAGCTCGCGACTGTCAAAACGATCCTGTCTGCAATACATGCAACATATCTGGGCACATGGCGAGAGACTGTCCCAAGGGAGGCCACCTGTTTGAAGATAGGGTTGGTGGAATTCGTGGAGGTGGGTTTCGTGATATCGTATGCCGGACTTGCCAGCAGGTGGGGCATATGAGTAGGGACTGTGTTTCAATGACTATATGTCACAACTGTGGGGGAAGAGGGCATATGGCATTCGAATGCCCATCTGGGAGGTTCGTGGACCGTTTTCCACGAAGGTACTAGGAGAAGAAATCTGTGGCCTGTATGTTTGGCCAATCGTTGTTCTCTTTTCTAGGTTCATGAACTAAGTTAATGTTgcactttttcttgatttttggtAGAACCTCTTAGTTTTGACCTTTTTATTCCCAGACAATTTATTAATCGTGAACGCAGTACTCGTTTAAGTTGAAGAGCATTTAGCATTTGGCATATGTCTAATGGTCTTGTATTCCCTCAAGTATTTGGCATGTTCGAGAGAGCTGTGTTTATGTTACATCAGCTGTGTCGAGAGTTCCATCACATAGTATTCTGCGGCCAGTATATTTGCTGATTTCAGTCAAATTGTACAAATTTAACAGTATATACTTGTTGTTCAACATGGATGCTTGAACAAGCCTCTGTTCCACATGCAAATATTGATATATCGGTAGGTTTTTGGATAAAGAAAACATTTCATTTATTAATTACAATTTACAAGTTTTTTTGTTATTGGTATTTTGTGAAATGCAAAAATACTGAAATGACTCTTCAAAatgtttgtatttttatttctcTGCAGCCTCGTTTAGTTTCTTAAGTTGATGTGTATCGTCAGTATCTTCATTTGCTCGGGTATGCTTAGAATTTGATGTAACCAATTTACGTTTCAGGCATGTATCTTGATTTGGCTGTGGGTTATATCTCGATGTATTTGTATACTCtcttcgaaaaatattttatatattttgatatatcagatttttttttctctGTTTCTTTGAACTAATACctcattcaaaatttttaaaactaataAATGATATAATTAGATATTTCTATATTATTGTTATGTGAAAAACATGacaaaataaaaactcaaacaAAAAAATTGATAGATTAAAACTTACTATATAAAAACTCCCTAAAATATTGGGATTATAATTCTTTCTCAAAAAACTAGACttttagacatttaaaatattaattttatgaaCCAAATTAGACTAATTAAAAAATCACTTTAACATATATCGAAATTATctttagagtaggtctcttgtgagacggtctcacgaattttatctgtgagacggatcaaccctactgatattcacaataaaatcaatacttttagcataaaaaataatatttttcatatatgacccaaataagagatccgtctcacaagatatgaACTTTGAAACCGTCTCAcgtaattttttgttttatcttTAAGATCAATTGATTTTTTGTTTGACATCactcaataaaaatatggagaaGTGAAATTTCAATTTTGTCGTATAGACACAACCTAATAAAAAGACCGATCCATGAGTGAGACCGCCTCGTTCCACGTGTGAAATGACCTTTATCCCTCCCTTGTCAGTTGCCCTTTCCCTGTTTATATCTCCAATCTCCAAGGATAAACCCTAGTTGCCCCGTATTTCTCGTGTGAGGTGTGTTTTCCCTTCCAAAGTCTCTCACTGTTTCCCTCATTTTCTCAGCTGTTGTTCATCGTTTTCAATTTTATTTCCAATTTGTTGTGGCATACTTCGCTTGAATTTAAAAGCTAAGTTTGacttattttttaatttgtttttcttGCCTTTTTAATTGTATAAGCTGCAGTATGGAAATCCGCTGTTTTTCTGTTGTGTGTATATTACAAGTTGATGATCAATGAAAAGGAGTTTTAACGGAAACGGGATGATTTGATATCCATTTTGGAAGAAATGAGGGAATTGAATAACACGGTAGAGATCAGGATTTTGGTGTTGGTGCCATTCAATGTTTTCTGGTTGAAAGAGGTTCTGATGAATTCGTGGCATGGAAAAGCTTGAAAAACGCACTGCTTGACAATCTGATTTTCGGGCTTAATGACCTCGTTTCGAGTCCAAATTATAACTTTTTTATTGTTTCATGTATCGAATACTAAGTTCTATGCTTCCTGTTTTGCTCTATGTATTTTTGCAGTTCACATAGTTGCGGGATTAAAGCTTCTCTTAAGTTTCTTGACTTTTGGTTTTATAGATTGGTTTCTTTTTTACAGCGGCATTTGTCAAGCCTCTGCTAATTTATTTATATCACCTAGTTCTAACATGTTtgagagtaggtctcttgtgttTATtcgtgagatgggtcaaccaaGTCTTTatatacaataaaaagtaatattttttcgtgtATGACCTAAATAGAATATCTatgtcacaaaattgactcgtgagaccgtctcacttGAGTTTTTGTGTCATTTTGAACAGAGATGGATGCCTTTGGTTGTTTCAATGTTTTGGGAAACTAATGATTTTGTTGCTAATTCAGAGTTTATTTTGTAGATTAAATTTAGTATGTTGTTTTCTAATATGCTAAATGTAAAATTTTTCTTGCTTGGTGTTTCTCATAAATTGTCGATCTTTTGAACGTCTGTTTTCTCACATCGTTAGGTTCCTTTTGTGTTTACACATCAACATTGCTGTAATCACGTCCATTTTTTGTCTTTTGGGGAAGGGATGTGCAATTTAGAAATACTACTAAAAATTTTTTAACAATCAAGTATTTAACATATGATGAATTTGGCCTCTGGCGATTTAAAAGAATTATTGAAGATAACGAAACTCTTTCATATCCTTTTttgattaaaatttataaatatttgtgaGAGCAGGTACTGAATAGCTTTTTGGCCTTTCGTATGTTTTTGCTATGGATGCTGGTGATGATATGACCGAGACTAGTGTTTCTTCCTCGGGTCTCAGTTCTGTAGATTTTGGCCAAGGTGGAACAGTGCTTTCACCCGAAGATGTTGCCTGGGCTGATTCTTGTCTGACAAAAGATCCCGGAGCTCTAGAAAACGGATGGAATTCTCTTAGATGCGCATTATTAGAAACTTCAGTTTCCCAGCCTGACTCCTCAGCACGTGAGAcagataattttcctgaaagtGACAAAATGGAGGTTTTTTCTTCGACTGAGGGGACAGGTGATGTGAAGAATCTTGAAAAAGCAACCATTGATGTTGCATCTTTTGGAAAAGCAACCATAGATGTGAAGAATCTTGGAAAAGCAACCATTGATGTTGCATCTAATGGGAAAGCATCTGAACCGAGTAGTAGTGATAGTTCAAGTGGTGATAATACTGGTGGGTTCTGGTCAAGACATAACTTAGATGACGTTTTCCTTCCTACGTACAACGAAAATGCGAGAGACCTTGGAACGTATGATTCTGAAGTGGATATGTTTTTACAATCATTCGAACTAGATCGACCAACCGATGACATTTTCAAGATATGGGATTTAGACATTCCACCGGAGGAAGATGATCTTATAAAACATTTGAATGAAGCCCTCGCAGGAAGTTCTTTGGAGTCAAATCCTTCGGTATCTGACGAATTCAAGGCATGGAAAAGCTCGAAAGACGCACAGCTTGAGGATCTCATTTCTGGGATTAATGAGCTTTCTTTGAGTCCGAATTGACAAATTTTGACTGTTTCATATATCTGATACTGGGTTCCAcgtttcttgtttttcttttacGTATGTTTACGTGATGGCAGGATTAAAGCCTCTCCCAAGTCCCAAGTCTCTGACTTTTGGCTGTGTTGATTGGTCTATACAATCCGCTTGAGGGTTATGCATATTTACATGGGAAATGCTTGATGTAGCTTTCAATTGGGAACAATGTGTTACTGTGCGTCTTTTTAATAAATGTTATCGACGTAATTTCTAATGTCAAAAAAGTAACCAGTGATCATTTCTGGTAAGTGACGAGTTTCATGTTCATTTTAGTCGTATTACATGACATTACGTACCAGATAAATTATTATCAGAATAAAATTGATGGTAGGGTatatttcatttcttttttttgCCCTGATCACATAGGATGGACGTTTTCTCTCGCTGATATCGAACCAAGAGTAGTGTCAGCAGCACCAAACGTGGTTGGCGACTTGACGTGAACAAAGTAAATTTTTGGGTTAATGCAATAGTTTGTAAATCAGGCAAATGAtgtgagaaatatattcaagaaaatgttaATAGGAAGAATTGAACTACTgaccattaattaaatatttatctaTTCCCGCAACTCGGATATCTATCAGACTACTTATTATTGTTCTTCGACGCAGCCTCAAATTCAATGTTACTCCAAAATGTCAAACATCACCATTTTGATATTTATGAGTTTGAATGTATAGCCAAAAAAATATCAAGATTTCCACATAAAATGAATTATTTACGCTGAGTCGTCATCTAGGACCTTTTCCGATAAAGATACAGTTAAATTGTAATTAATTCAATTTCTTTCCGCTTATTTTTtccaaaatgatttttttttttcatatttcaaaATCTATGCTATTAACTTTTTGATATGATAGTGAAACTTTCTAATAAATAAGGTTTTTCTAACATGAGTAATtactaattatataatttttataagaTTCTTTTTAAACAAAAGTTGATGTAACAAATCTAATATTCATATGTTTGGACTTcttaatatcaaaatatttttgttggataaaaaaaattgaaattttcaaCCAAATAAAAATAGCATCTTAATTAGTGTAATATCCATATCTTTTTGACTTTTTAATCATCAAACTACTTTTTTTTGGATATATGTTCAACCAAATATTCCGTCGGAGTGCTAACGTATTGATCATAttaattcattaactaatatttGTACACGTTTCTAATTTAATTCAATATATAAACTTAACCAAGTGATTATTAAATATGTCATGAATTAttcttttatgtaattttgGAAATTAACAcacaaaacacaaaaaattatgtattggtAGTTCAGTAAGTTAAAAGAATAATATATTGAGTAGATCTCTTccgagacggtctcacgaatctttatcagtgagacgggtcaaccctaccgatattcacaataaaaaataatactcttaatataaaaagtaataatttttcatagatgactcaaataagatatttgtctcacaaaatacgacccgtgagactatctcacacaagtttttacctattATCTTTGGCTATGGCTCATAAACAGTGTATGCCAccgttcaaaaataaaaaatgcgcAGTCAAAAGAAGACAACGAAGCAGACATGATATTGGTATATATACTTGTGTATCGATGCACATGTTGCGtgattatataatattttttataattcataattcatttgatttatatttaaatatggatcaaaatatatttatacgaAACAGTGAGTGACTATATTGCAATTTtgatatatcaattaaaaaaataaataaataataaaaaaaatacttttaaaatttatttagttAATTTTCGTTACAGATTTGGGTACATTGATTTTAGAGTGGATTTGGGTTGCTGGCCAGTTTTGGGCCAATTAAGCCCAAACACGTGTGATGAGCTTTTCTTCTACCACAACAGCAGGGACAATAGCACCGGCTCCTCTCATCACCACAGCACAGAACCGCAGGTTACATTGAGGGTTTGCTTCCTTCTCCGCCTCTTCGTTTTCCTCTTGTCTTGCTTTGTTTTGGAGTTTCAGTTTTCTTCTTCCCACCGTGGCAGCGAGCAAAGGTCAACAAAGAAGGTTTGCTTGGTCTGTTGTTCGCCTCCTCCTTCTTGCAGTTCCTTCGGCGCCAACTCTGCTGCGTGACGTTCCCCATCTTGCCATTGGAAAGCACCTACTGTGTTAGCTTTCTTACTTAtgtttttcttctatttttttttttggttttcctTACAATCTTGGGTGAGTTCTTCTTTTGTTCTTGGTTTACAAGGATTAGTTGATCTGACCTCACATGGGCTTTCTCTACAAGTCTAGCTCATGATGTTGCCTTATTTTGACCATCTTGATAGAAacgagaaaataaaaaaaacatttcatAGAATAGGTCGATTTTTACATGTAGGATGGAAATATTCTCAGTGGATCGCATGCTCCATTATCACTATGTGGCTGTTGACTAGGCGAAATAGATGAAAATTCCATAACCACCTTGCATAGGCTATCATTCGAAAAATTAAATGTAAAATTTTGGTTagtcattttttaaaacaaaaaaaaatggcAATCATATATTCAACATGGGCATTAACTTAAGACATCAGAATCTGCCTTCTGGAGCTGATTTGTTTTTGATTGGTTATTTTTCTTGTCTTGTTTTTGTCTCGGTTTTTTAGCTTTCTTTAACATCCTTTCGTTTGCTTTTGCCCTGCTCTTGTTTGGGGCTTCTG contains the following coding sequences:
- the LOC142504810 gene encoding uncharacterized protein LOC142504810 isoform X2, producing MFFEWVKGLFSKLRKKTNQITTCFIREEAAAALLVILLHIGVDLLIEIVLKMSLDNRSRSRSRSRSPMDRKIRTQRYSYRDAPYRRDSRRGFSENSLCNNCKRPGHFARECPSAALCHNCGLPGHFASECNTKALCWNCREPGHMAGNCPNEGICHTCGKAGHRARDCMAPPMHPGDMRLCNNCYKQGHMAVDCTNDKACKNCRKPGHIARDCQNDPVCNTCNISGHMARDCPKGGHLFEDRVGGIRGGGFRDIVCRTCQQVGHMSRDCVSMTICHNCGGRGHMAFECPSGRFVDRFPRRY
- the LOC142504810 gene encoding uncharacterized protein LOC142504810 isoform X3, whose product is MIPKLKTVVISSPCLHLPNSTPSRYLASQQWVKGLFSKLRKKTNQITTCFISENSLCNNCKRPGHFARECPSAALCHNCGLPGHFASECNTKALCWNCREPGHMAGNCPNEGICHTCGKAGHRARDCMAPPMHPGDMRLCNNCYKQGHMAVDCTNDKACKNCRKPGHIARDCQNDPVCNTCNISGHMARDCPKGGHLFEDRVGGIRGGGFRDIVCRTCQQVGHMSRDCVSMTICHNCGGRGHMAFECPSGRFVDRFPRRY
- the LOC142504810 gene encoding uncharacterized protein LOC142504810 isoform X1 produces the protein MIPKLKTVVISSPCLHLPNSTPSRYLASQQWVKGLFSKLRKKTNQITTCFIREEAAAALLVILLHIGVDLLIEIVLKMSLDNRSRSRSRSRSPMDRKIRTQRYSYRDAPYRRDSRRGFSENSLCNNCKRPGHFARECPSAALCHNCGLPGHFASECNTKALCWNCREPGHMAGNCPNEGICHTCGKAGHRARDCMAPPMHPGDMRLCNNCYKQGHMAVDCTNDKACKNCRKPGHIARDCQNDPVCNTCNISGHMARDCPKGGHLFEDRVGGIRGGGFRDIVCRTCQQVGHMSRDCVSMTICHNCGGRGHMAFECPSGRFVDRFPRRY
- the LOC142504810 gene encoding uncharacterized protein LOC142504810 isoform X4 — encoded protein: MSLDNRSRSRSRSRSPMDRKIRTQRYSYRDAPYRRDSRRGFSENSLCNNCKRPGHFARECPSAALCHNCGLPGHFASECNTKALCWNCREPGHMAGNCPNEGICHTCGKAGHRARDCMAPPMHPGDMRLCNNCYKQGHMAVDCTNDKACKNCRKPGHIARDCQNDPVCNTCNISGHMARDCPKGGHLFEDRVGGIRGGGFRDIVCRTCQQVGHMSRDCVSMTICHNCGGRGHMAFECPSGRFVDRFPRRY